In the genome of Coraliomargarita algicola, one region contains:
- a CDS encoding antitoxin Xre/MbcA/ParS toxin-binding domain-containing protein, which yields MSTTTLDKPTTKRSKISSGSALMTWRKQRGISRKLFAQMADCSERKLATYEAAPKLPPKIKRPVNETVRLIQALRELAGDDIELKDWLNRPNPAFGKKTPLTLITQGESDLLWEMVYQLRQGAFA from the coding sequence ATGAGCACGACAACCCTAGACAAACCCACCACAAAGCGCAGCAAAATCAGCAGCGGCAGCGCCTTAATGACTTGGCGCAAGCAACGTGGCATCTCAAGGAAGCTCTTCGCGCAGATGGCTGACTGCTCCGAACGAAAGCTGGCAACGTATGAAGCCGCTCCAAAGCTGCCACCAAAAATTAAGCGCCCGGTCAACGAAACCGTCCGCCTCATCCAAGCATTACGCGAATTAGCTGGCGACGATATCGAACTCAAAGACTGGCTCAATCGTCCCAACCCCGCCTTCGGCAAGAAGACACCATTGACGCTCATCACACAGGGCGAATCCGATTTGCTCTGGGAAATGGTCTATCAACTCCGCCAAGGAGCCTTTGCTTAA
- a CDS encoding RES family NAD+ phosphorylase — MKAHSQRAQIAARLEGRVSDLVSTFDAEVYRFVQPKYTSVADMFAGKGPLYANGRWLAKGTKLATYTALAPEVALAEALAATRYYGFPDSRAAPLVFVTAQAKLKKVIDLRDGSIRQRLRLSNSTITELDWRFENTKGRESITQAFGWALQATGVEGFLCPSAALSDGTNLIVFPQNLKRPTSLRILSEVKWS; from the coding sequence TTGAAAGCACACTCACAACGCGCACAGATAGCAGCTCGCCTAGAAGGACGGGTGAGCGACTTAGTCTCTACTTTCGACGCGGAGGTGTATCGTTTTGTGCAGCCGAAATACACTTCGGTCGCTGACATGTTTGCGGGCAAAGGGCCACTGTATGCAAATGGGCGTTGGCTAGCGAAAGGAACCAAATTAGCAACTTACACTGCCCTCGCACCCGAAGTCGCATTAGCAGAAGCTTTGGCCGCGACGCGTTACTATGGATTTCCTGACAGTCGTGCGGCTCCACTTGTGTTTGTCACGGCACAGGCCAAATTAAAAAAGGTGATCGACCTGCGCGATGGTTCGATTCGCCAACGCCTCCGACTCTCAAACTCAACGATTACCGAACTCGATTGGCGGTTTGAAAATACCAAAGGACGGGAATCCATCACGCAAGCATTTGGTTGGGCCCTGCAGGCTACTGGAGTCGAAGGCTTCCTCTGCCCCAGCGCAGCACTCTCGGACGGCACCAACTTGATCGTCTTTCCTCAAAATCTAAAGCGCCCCACCTCGCTACGCATCCTAAGCGAGGTGAAATGGTCATAA
- a CDS encoding class I SAM-dependent DNA methyltransferase, with the protein MSNDPSQNIVSKVWNYAHVLKNAGVGYGDYVEQITYLLFLKLAEEREELGYDNPIPDDYQWPQLTQRSGDDLEVHYRHTLESLGKEAGLVGVIFRKAQNKISNPSDLERVIKMIDDEDWSAMDVDIKGAIYEGLLEKTASSSDKGAGQYFTPRPLIRAIVDVMQPKPMQTIADPASGTGGFLLAAHDYIVKHHKLDKDEKKHLKTKALHGTDIVDSVTRLCAMNLYLHGIGSAEGKPPVESRDALASPPTDKVDMILANPPFGKKGGYTIVGDDGKVSTEKHSYERDDFWATTSNKQLNFLQHIVSMLNINGSAAVVLPDNVLFEGGAGETIRRNLLQRCDLHTILRLPTGLFYAQGVKANVLFFDRKPASEKPWTKNLWIYDLRTNLHFTLKTNPLSPKDLADFVKCYKSRSGVPPLSTGTKRQDATSTVETERFKKFTYEEVIARDKANLDIFWLKDDTLEDSENLPAPAILAAEIVESLQTALEEFQGVEESLQSAES; encoded by the coding sequence ATGTCCAACGATCCCTCACAAAACATCGTCTCCAAAGTCTGGAACTACGCGCACGTGCTCAAGAACGCGGGCGTCGGTTACGGCGACTACGTGGAGCAGATCACTTATCTCCTTTTCCTCAAACTCGCGGAAGAACGCGAAGAGTTGGGCTATGACAATCCGATCCCGGACGACTACCAATGGCCGCAGTTGACGCAGCGTAGTGGCGACGACTTGGAAGTCCACTATCGGCACACACTGGAATCGCTCGGCAAAGAAGCGGGCCTCGTCGGCGTGATCTTTCGCAAGGCGCAGAACAAGATTTCCAACCCCTCCGATCTGGAGCGTGTGATCAAGATGATCGACGATGAGGATTGGTCCGCGATGGACGTCGATATCAAGGGCGCGATCTATGAAGGCCTGTTGGAAAAGACCGCCTCGTCGTCCGACAAGGGAGCAGGTCAGTATTTCACGCCACGCCCGTTGATCCGCGCGATTGTCGACGTGATGCAGCCCAAGCCAATGCAGACCATCGCCGACCCTGCCAGCGGCACAGGCGGCTTCCTCCTCGCTGCGCACGACTACATCGTTAAGCACCACAAACTCGACAAGGACGAGAAGAAGCACCTCAAGACCAAGGCACTGCACGGCACCGACATCGTCGATAGCGTGACCCGCCTGTGCGCGATGAATCTCTACCTGCACGGCATCGGCTCCGCCGAAGGCAAACCACCGGTCGAGTCCCGCGACGCCTTGGCAAGCCCACCAACCGACAAGGTCGATATGATTTTAGCCAATCCACCCTTCGGTAAAAAAGGCGGCTACACCATCGTCGGCGACGACGGCAAAGTCAGCACCGAGAAGCACAGCTACGAGCGCGACGACTTTTGGGCGACCACCAGCAATAAGCAGCTCAACTTTCTGCAGCACATTGTCAGCATGCTCAACATCAACGGCAGCGCAGCCGTCGTCCTGCCCGACAACGTCCTGTTCGAAGGCGGCGCGGGTGAGACCATCCGCCGCAACCTCCTCCAACGCTGCGACCTCCACACCATCCTCCGCCTCCCCACGGGGCTCTTCTACGCCCAAGGCGTGAAGGCCAACGTGCTCTTCTTCGACCGCAAACCCGCCAGCGAAAAGCCCTGGACCAAAAACCTCTGGATCTACGACCTCCGCACCAACCTGCACTTCACCCTCAAGACGAATCCGCTGAGCCCCAAAGACCTCGCGGACTTCGTGAAATGTTATAAAAGTAGAAGCGGCGTCCCGCCGCTTTCCACAGGAACAAAGCGGCAAGATGCCACTTCCACTGTCGAGACCGAGCGCTTCAAAAAATTCACCTACGAGGAAGTCATCGCCAGAGACAAAGCCAACCTAGACATTTTCTGGCTCAAAGACGACACATTGGAGGACAGCGAAAACCTCCCCGCCCCCGCCATTCTAGCCGCCGAGATCGTCGAGAGTTTACAGACCGCCTTGGAGGAATTCCAAGGCGTGGAAGAGAGTTTACAATCAGCCGAAAGTTAA